One genomic window of uncultured Erythrobacter sp. includes the following:
- a CDS encoding VOC family protein, whose amino-acid sequence MPKGQIEHANLSVTDPERSAKLFKQLLGWEERWRGPSQKYGWTIHVGDPGNGATYLALYTGDHVKGGYSKGQPLNHVGLLVDDLAEAEKAVAGAGLKPFGHDDYEPGERFYFFDWDGIEFEVVSYAGEQA is encoded by the coding sequence ATGCCCAAAGGTCAGATCGAACATGCCAATCTCAGCGTGACAGACCCCGAACGCAGCGCGAAACTTTTCAAGCAGCTACTCGGCTGGGAAGAGCGGTGGCGCGGGCCGAGCCAGAAATACGGATGGACCATCCATGTCGGTGATCCGGGCAATGGCGCGACCTATCTGGCGCTTTACACCGGTGACCATGTCAAAGGCGGCTACTCCAAGGGCCAGCCGCTCAATCATGTCGGATTGCTGGTGGATGACCTCGCCGAAGCCGAAAAAGCCGTGGCTGGCGCTGGCCTGAAGCCCTTCGGGCACGACGACTACGAGCCGGGCGAGCGGTTCTATTTCTTCGACTGGGACGGGATTGAGTTCGAAGTCGTCAGCTACGCAGGAGAGCAGGCATGA
- a CDS encoding PQQ-binding-like beta-propeller repeat protein, with the protein MQMNAMKTALLAGAFAATLTGCEGGLFGGEKKTTPTVGERVAILTRIQNTTSVDPALAGVSVVLPPALANGEWAQVGGSASKSYGHLALSENPVKAWTARVEGSTDRVRLAAAPVIGSDKLFAVGSDGAILALDKKTGARAWSVNPAMDDDMRPSAFGGGVSFNDGKLYATNGAGEVKALDANTGEILWKVKPAGPLRGSPTIAFGQIFVMTQDNQVIALNIADGTLAWDESGSATQSGVFGVAAPAAGQGTVIAGYSSGELTAYRYENGRTLWSDALARTNISTRVSSLTDIDADPIIDSGRVYALGQGGRMAAYELVTGQRIWELNLAGISTPAIAGEWIFTLTDDARMLAIARSSGRVRWITQLQQWRKEKKKEDPIFWTGPVLAGNHLWVASSRGEVWKLSAGEGSAQMFADIDQPVSLPPVVADGHLYVLDDSGTIHAWR; encoded by the coding sequence ATGCAAATGAATGCCATGAAAACCGCGCTTTTGGCGGGTGCTTTCGCCGCGACGCTGACGGGCTGCGAAGGCGGGCTGTTCGGCGGTGAGAAGAAGACCACGCCAACAGTGGGTGAGCGCGTTGCCATCCTTACGCGTATCCAGAACACGACCAGCGTCGATCCAGCACTTGCTGGCGTCAGCGTGGTGCTTCCACCCGCATTGGCGAACGGCGAGTGGGCGCAGGTCGGCGGCTCGGCCAGCAAGTCTTACGGACACCTCGCGCTGAGTGAGAACCCGGTAAAGGCATGGACTGCCCGCGTTGAAGGCTCAACCGATCGCGTGCGTCTTGCCGCTGCCCCGGTGATCGGAAGTGATAAGCTGTTTGCTGTCGGGTCCGACGGCGCAATTCTAGCCTTGGACAAAAAGACCGGGGCGCGCGCATGGAGCGTCAATCCCGCCATGGACGACGACATGCGTCCTTCGGCCTTTGGCGGCGGGGTGAGCTTCAACGACGGCAAGCTCTATGCGACCAACGGCGCGGGCGAAGTCAAAGCACTGGACGCGAATACCGGCGAAATCCTCTGGAAGGTGAAGCCGGCTGGGCCGCTGCGCGGTTCACCGACGATCGCCTTCGGTCAGATTTTCGTGATGACGCAGGATAACCAGGTCATTGCGCTCAACATCGCGGATGGCACGCTGGCTTGGGACGAATCCGGTTCTGCCACGCAATCGGGCGTGTTCGGCGTAGCTGCTCCAGCTGCTGGGCAAGGTACCGTGATCGCTGGTTATTCCAGCGGCGAGTTGACAGCCTATCGTTATGAGAACGGACGGACGCTCTGGTCGGACGCCTTGGCGCGGACGAACATTTCTACCCGAGTTAGCTCGCTGACCGATATCGATGCCGATCCGATTATTGATTCCGGGCGCGTCTATGCGCTCGGGCAGGGCGGCCGCATGGCGGCCTATGAATTGGTCACCGGCCAGCGCATCTGGGAACTGAACCTTGCGGGTATTTCCACCCCAGCTATTGCGGGCGAGTGGATATTCACACTGACCGATGATGCGCGGATGCTGGCCATTGCGCGTTCAAGCGGACGCGTTCGCTGGATCACTCAGCTGCAGCAATGGCGCAAGGAAAAGAAGAAAGAAGATCCGATCTTCTGGACTGGCCCTGTGCTCGCGGGCAATCACCTGTGGGTTGCAAGCTCGCGCGGAGAGGTTTGGAAACTGAGCGCTGGCGAAGGTTCGGCGCAGATGTTTGCCGATATCGATCAGCCGGTCAGCCTGCCCCCGGTGGTTGCCGACGGACATCTTTACGTGCTGGACGATAGCGGCACGATCCACGCCTGGCGCTGA
- a CDS encoding putative quinol monooxygenase — protein MLIITGTIRIPSGQLAHVQPAMREMITASRAEDGCLAYSYALDVLDDGLVHVHEVWTDRTALEAHFASPHLAAWRAQFDELGITDRSLVSFEIDATSPV, from the coding sequence ATGCTGATCATCACCGGAACAATCCGAATCCCATCCGGGCAGCTCGCGCATGTCCAGCCGGCAATGCGCGAAATGATCACTGCTTCACGGGCCGAAGATGGTTGCCTTGCCTACTCGTATGCGCTCGACGTGCTCGATGATGGGTTGGTCCACGTGCATGAGGTCTGGACCGATCGCACAGCGTTGGAGGCACATTTTGCGTCCCCGCATCTGGCAGCCTGGCGTGCGCAATTTGACGAATTGGGGATCACGGATCGCAGCCTTGTCTCGTTCGAGATTGATGCGACTTCGCCAGTTTAG
- the ubiA gene encoding 4-hydroxybenzoate octaprenyltransferase translates to MTEQIVPDSEHRGIVERLPQLPRDLAQLARFDRPIGWWLLFWPCVFGVWLSGAGFQWALLGWFLLGSIAMRGAGCVYNDIVDADLDAKVARTAARPVASGRVSKKVAWAWLVFLCLIGLIVLLQLRWEAQLVALGSLALVAGYPFMKRITWWPQAWLGMVFTWGLLVGWTQLRFDNWDALACLYAGCIAWVIGFDTIYALQDREDDAMVGIRSSALRMGSKVQAGIAGFYAATIGLWALGFWLYRPDWVALLTLLPVALHLLWQVATLNADDPENPLERFRSNRWAGALMALACFTVGNA, encoded by the coding sequence ATGACCGAGCAGATCGTTCCCGATAGCGAACATCGCGGGATCGTTGAGCGCTTACCGCAATTGCCGCGCGACCTTGCCCAACTGGCAAGGTTTGACCGTCCAATAGGATGGTGGCTGCTGTTCTGGCCTTGTGTGTTTGGCGTGTGGTTGAGCGGGGCGGGGTTTCAGTGGGCCTTGCTCGGTTGGTTTCTGCTCGGCTCAATAGCGATGCGCGGCGCAGGGTGTGTCTACAACGACATCGTTGATGCCGATCTGGACGCCAAAGTCGCACGCACGGCTGCGCGTCCAGTCGCGAGCGGACGAGTGTCAAAGAAGGTCGCCTGGGCGTGGCTGGTCTTTCTGTGCCTGATTGGCTTGATCGTGCTGCTGCAATTGCGCTGGGAGGCGCAATTGGTGGCACTCGGAAGTTTGGCTCTGGTAGCCGGCTATCCCTTCATGAAGCGGATCACGTGGTGGCCGCAGGCTTGGCTGGGCATGGTGTTCACGTGGGGGCTACTGGTCGGCTGGACGCAGCTGAGATTCGACAATTGGGACGCGCTTGCGTGCCTCTACGCAGGGTGCATCGCCTGGGTGATTGGGTTCGATACGATCTATGCACTGCAGGACAGGGAGGATGACGCGATGGTTGGCATCCGGTCATCCGCCTTGCGAATGGGCAGCAAAGTGCAGGCAGGAATTGCCGGGTTCTACGCCGCTACCATAGGCCTGTGGGCGCTGGGTTTTTGGCTATACAGACCAGACTGGGTGGCCCTGCTTACGCTTTTGCCGGTGGCGCTGCATCTGCTGTGGCAGGTGGCTACGCTCAATGCGGATGACCCGGAAAACCCGCTTGAGCGTTTCCGCTCGAATCGATGGGCAGGGGCTTTGATGGCGCTGGCGTGCTTCACGGTCGGGAACGCCTGA
- a CDS encoding histidine phosphatase family protein — protein sequence MKILGLLRHAKSDWDDTAQRDFDRGLNDRGRRGAALIGKHIADHGTKWGALIASPAVRVQSTLEVALPDIEPILDKRLYLASSDTIIEAVESHGGDNDTVLVAGHNPGLQDLLLDLVSPSHENDLFREATVKFPTATFAVLECNISDWTELRKYVAKLVHFARPRDLDPELGPEG from the coding sequence ATGAAGATCCTCGGACTGTTGCGACATGCCAAGTCCGACTGGGACGACACCGCCCAGCGTGATTTCGATCGCGGACTGAATGATCGCGGGCGCAGGGGCGCCGCTCTGATCGGCAAACATATCGCGGATCATGGGACAAAATGGGGCGCACTGATCGCCAGCCCTGCGGTGCGCGTGCAATCGACCCTTGAGGTTGCTTTGCCCGATATCGAACCGATCCTCGACAAACGGCTTTATCTCGCGAGTTCGGACACGATCATCGAAGCCGTCGAAAGCCATGGCGGCGATAACGACACTGTTCTGGTCGCGGGGCATAATCCGGGCCTGCAGGATTTGCTGCTCGATCTCGTCTCACCCAGTCATGAAAACGATCTCTTCCGCGAAGCAACGGTCAAGTTTCCGACTGCGACATTCGCGGTGCTCGAATGCAATATCAGCGACTGGACCGAGCTGCGGAAATACGTCGCCAAGCTGGTGCACTTCGCGCGACCCCGCGATCTCGATCCGGAACTTGGCCCAGAAGGCTAA
- the soxR gene encoding redox-sensitive transcriptional activator SoxR → MPTVPRKTDLIPIGEMARRTGLSVSAIRFYEDKRLIEPVRTSGNQRRFLRSDIRRVSFILIAQQLGLSLGAIKDELAKLPHGRTPNARDWRMISRSIRGHIDERIAQLERTRDRLDGCIGCGCLSLKKCAIYNPDDRLADQGPGPRQIISSRAA, encoded by the coding sequence ATGCCAACTGTGCCGCGCAAGACTGACCTCATCCCTATCGGAGAAATGGCTCGCCGCACTGGGCTGTCCGTCTCAGCAATCCGGTTTTACGAAGACAAGCGCTTGATCGAACCTGTGCGAACAAGCGGCAATCAGCGGCGCTTCCTTCGATCCGACATTCGCCGGGTCAGCTTCATTCTAATCGCGCAGCAGCTCGGCCTGTCACTGGGCGCGATCAAGGATGAGCTTGCCAAGCTGCCGCATGGGCGCACGCCCAACGCACGCGACTGGCGCATGATTAGCCGGTCGATCCGCGGGCATATCGATGAACGGATCGCGCAGCTTGAGCGCACGCGCGACCGGCTCGATGGCTGTATCGGTTGCGGGTGTCTGAGCCTGAAGAAATGCGCGATCTACAATCCGGACGACCGGCTGGCTGATCAAGGTCCCGGCCCACGCCAGATCATCTCCAGCAGAGCGGCTTAG
- a CDS encoding 16S rRNA (uracil(1498)-N(3))-methyltransferase codes for MPATPAWPPKSAPRLFVEDEMGGGRILALQGNHAHYLGKVMRVREGDTIILCDNITGEWAATVEQVDKRRIDAKVIEQLRARETVPDLWLCPALLKKDRFDLVLEKATELGAARIQPVIMRRCVADKLNLDRARTITTEAAEQCARTALPEVSEPLKLEAVLREWPQDRALFFADELGGAPAAETFSKHRGPAAIILGPEGGFDDAERDAIRSHPQARPIGLGPRILRGETAAIAALSVWMATVGDWSTQE; via the coding sequence ATGCCCGCGACCCCTGCCTGGCCTCCGAAAAGCGCACCGCGCCTGTTTGTCGAAGACGAAATGGGCGGCGGACGTATACTCGCCCTGCAAGGCAATCATGCGCATTACCTCGGCAAGGTTATGCGCGTGCGCGAAGGCGATACGATCATTCTGTGCGACAATATCACCGGGGAGTGGGCAGCCACGGTGGAGCAGGTCGACAAGCGCCGGATTGATGCAAAAGTAATCGAGCAGTTGCGCGCGCGCGAGACTGTTCCCGACCTATGGCTCTGTCCCGCTTTGCTGAAGAAAGATCGCTTCGATCTGGTGCTCGAAAAAGCGACTGAGCTGGGTGCCGCCAGAATACAGCCGGTTATTATGCGACGATGTGTCGCGGATAAGCTCAATCTCGATCGCGCCCGCACCATCACGACCGAAGCGGCGGAACAATGCGCACGCACTGCATTGCCAGAGGTTTCCGAACCGCTGAAACTGGAAGCTGTCTTGCGCGAATGGCCACAAGATCGTGCCCTGTTTTTCGCCGATGAGTTGGGCGGTGCGCCCGCTGCCGAAACTTTCTCAAAGCACCGCGGGCCCGCAGCCATAATTCTGGGTCCCGAAGGCGGATTCGATGATGCCGAGCGCGACGCCATCCGCAGCCATCCGCAAGCTCGGCCGATAGGCCTCGGCCCACGTATCCTGCGCGGCGAAACGGCCGCGATTGCCGCTCTATCGGTCTGGATGGCAACAGTCGGCGATTGGTCGACCCAAGAATGA
- a CDS encoding DUF1295 domain-containing protein, whose product MSAKNHTASGAKPAPPPSDVSAGVGLAGLLGLFAWILFCRAYPTIADGLGLTGALSSERGVLSGPYAALAAMLFTAGPMTIWSVLVDRVHLRPSTGLDWSLKRSVADVMPVSIVKIAGLWATWAILAALYALCRWYWDGQYLFAMEVLMAAIVPMVVLSVPYVVWLDRVMIDQRDATWHFGAMLIGREEWNSEPIKKHWRAWIIKAFFGAFMISILPPGFATIVEASPAQILANPIEIGVLLITLLFLIDVQIGTVGYLFTLRPLDAHIRSGNPFLGGWLAALLCYPPFVWGIIGGNNQILSYEGNTAGWGHWFAGTEVMLWAWAVWLVFLTAIYAWATVAFGIRFSNLTYRGVLTNGPYRYTRHPAYLSKNLYWWCSVMPFLVMSGSPADAIRNCFFLLMVNAIYYWRARTEEAHLLAEDPKYREYYDWMEQYGVITAPLARLKRRIMRRGSGEGRGTVAEPAE is encoded by the coding sequence ATGAGCGCGAAGAATCACACCGCGAGCGGCGCCAAACCGGCGCCTCCACCCAGCGACGTTTCGGCAGGCGTAGGCCTTGCCGGATTGCTGGGCCTGTTCGCATGGATATTGTTCTGCCGCGCCTATCCGACAATCGCCGATGGATTGGGTCTGACGGGGGCGCTTTCGTCAGAACGCGGGGTACTTTCCGGTCCCTATGCCGCGCTGGCTGCGATGCTTTTCACTGCAGGCCCTATGACGATCTGGTCGGTGCTGGTCGACAGGGTGCACCTGCGTCCATCGACCGGGCTCGACTGGAGTTTGAAACGCTCGGTGGCCGATGTGATGCCGGTTTCGATCGTCAAGATCGCCGGGCTGTGGGCGACATGGGCGATTCTCGCTGCGCTGTATGCTCTGTGCCGCTGGTACTGGGACGGCCAGTATCTGTTCGCAATGGAAGTGCTGATGGCCGCCATTGTGCCAATGGTTGTGCTGTCGGTTCCCTACGTTGTCTGGCTGGATCGCGTCATGATCGATCAGCGCGACGCGACGTGGCACTTCGGCGCGATGCTTATCGGGCGCGAGGAATGGAATTCCGAGCCGATCAAGAAGCACTGGCGTGCATGGATCATCAAGGCGTTTTTCGGCGCATTCATGATCTCGATCCTGCCGCCGGGTTTTGCGACCATTGTCGAGGCAAGTCCTGCACAGATCCTAGCCAATCCGATCGAGATCGGCGTGCTGTTGATCACGCTGCTTTTCCTGATCGATGTGCAAATTGGGACGGTCGGATACCTGTTCACGCTGCGTCCGCTTGATGCACATATCCGCAGCGGCAACCCGTTCCTCGGTGGCTGGCTGGCGGCGCTGTTGTGCTACCCGCCTTTCGTCTGGGGCATCATCGGCGGCAACAACCAGATCCTCAGCTATGAAGGAAACACCGCCGGGTGGGGCCATTGGTTCGCGGGCACTGAGGTGATGCTCTGGGCATGGGCAGTCTGGCTGGTATTCCTCACCGCCATCTACGCCTGGGCGACTGTCGCATTCGGCATTCGCTTCTCAAACCTGACCTATCGCGGGGTGCTGACTAACGGCCCGTATCGCTACACCCGTCACCCGGCTTACCTGTCGAAGAACCTCTATTGGTGGTGTTCGGTCATGCCATTTCTGGTGATGAGCGGTTCGCCTGCCGATGCCATCCGCAATTGCTTCTTCCTGTTGATGGTCAACGCGATCTATTATTGGCGCGCGCGGACCGAGGAAGCGCATCTGCTCGCCGAGGACCCGAAGTACCGCGAATATTATGACTGGATGGAACAGTACGGTGTGATCACCGCCCCGCTCGCGCGGCTGAAGCGCCGGATCATGCGGCGCGGCAGCGGGGAAGGGCGAGGGACAGTGGCAGAGCCAGCTGAGTAG
- a CDS encoding putative quinol monooxygenase: MLIVLAKAKVGDGAIESAREAIATMVEASNAEEGCIDYAFTQDILDSSTMHIVEKWVDDAALVAHFQTPHMAAFQQALASLDVSVTEVSKYQSDEGSPLM, translated from the coding sequence ATGCTGATAGTTCTCGCGAAAGCCAAAGTCGGTGACGGTGCAATCGAAAGCGCTCGTGAAGCAATCGCGACCATGGTCGAAGCATCGAATGCCGAAGAAGGCTGCATCGACTACGCCTTCACGCAGGACATTCTCGATTCCAGCACAATGCACATCGTCGAAAAATGGGTCGATGACGCCGCACTCGTCGCGCACTTCCAGACCCCGCACATGGCAGCGTTCCAGCAGGCGCTGGCGAGTCTCGATGTCTCGGTCACCGAGGTATCCAAGTATCAGTCAGATGAAGGCTCGCCGTTGATGTAG
- a CDS encoding glutamate--cysteine ligase: MSTREASGSDEPIIEGIEQLIAPMASGEKPKSEWRIGTEHEKLVYKREDRRAPSYDEPGGIRDLLSELTEFGWEPVEENGNVIALKGDDGAVSLEPAGQLELSGAPLENLHQTCAETGRHLAQVKEIGERCGVSYLGLGMWPDKTREELPVMPKGRYEIMMRHMPKVGSLGLDMMLRTCTIQVNLDYSSEADMAQKFRVGLALQPLATALFANSPFTEGKPNGFLSYRSHIWSDTDPYRTGMLPFVFEEGFGYERWADYMLDVPMYFVFRDGKYIDAAGLSFRDFMDGKLSVLPGERPTASDWWDHLSTAFPEVRLKSFLEMRGADGGAWSRICALPALWVGLLYEQGALDAAWDLVKDWSMEEREALRNDAPKLGLDAKIPGGGTLQDLGKEVLAIAHGGLSARGKLNASGDNETGYLETLDEIVATGKVPAQRLLDAYHGEWAGDVSKVYKYSF, from the coding sequence ATGAGTACACGCGAAGCATCGGGGTCGGACGAACCTATCATCGAAGGCATCGAGCAGTTGATTGCGCCGATGGCTTCCGGTGAAAAGCCGAAATCCGAATGGCGGATCGGCACCGAGCATGAAAAGCTGGTCTACAAACGCGAGGATCGCCGTGCCCCGTCCTATGACGAGCCTGGCGGTATCCGCGATCTGCTGAGCGAACTCACCGAGTTCGGGTGGGAACCGGTCGAGGAAAACGGTAATGTCATCGCATTGAAGGGCGACGATGGCGCCGTAAGTCTCGAACCGGCAGGACAACTGGAACTCTCTGGCGCTCCGCTCGAAAATCTGCACCAGACTTGCGCCGAAACCGGGCGCCATTTGGCACAGGTCAAGGAAATCGGGGAGCGCTGCGGCGTGAGCTATCTGGGCCTCGGCATGTGGCCCGACAAGACCCGCGAAGAGCTGCCGGTGATGCCCAAGGGGCGCTACGAAATCATGATGCGTCATATGCCCAAGGTCGGCAGTCTTGGCCTCGACATGATGCTGCGAACCTGCACGATCCAGGTCAATCTCGACTATTCATCCGAAGCCGACATGGCGCAAAAATTTCGCGTCGGGCTGGCTCTTCAGCCGCTTGCTACCGCCCTGTTTGCCAACTCACCTTTCACCGAGGGCAAGCCGAACGGGTTTCTTTCCTACCGATCCCACATCTGGTCCGACACCGATCCGTATCGCACCGGCATGCTGCCATTCGTGTTTGAAGAAGGCTTCGGATACGAACGCTGGGCCGACTACATGCTCGACGTGCCGATGTATTTCGTCTTCCGCGACGGCAAATATATCGATGCTGCGGGGCTTTCCTTCCGCGACTTCATGGACGGCAAACTGTCTGTGCTTCCTGGCGAACGTCCAACCGCGAGCGATTGGTGGGATCACCTCTCAACCGCTTTCCCCGAAGTGCGGCTCAAGAGCTTCCTCGAAATGCGCGGCGCCGATGGCGGCGCATGGAGCCGGATTTGTGCGCTTCCTGCACTCTGGGTCGGCCTGCTCTACGAACAAGGCGCGCTTGATGCGGCTTGGGATCTGGTCAAGGACTGGTCGATGGAAGAGCGCGAGGCGCTGCGCAACGATGCCCCGAAACTCGGCCTCGATGCAAAAATTCCCGGTGGAGGCACCCTGCAGGACCTCGGCAAGGAAGTGCTCGCGATCGCGCATGGCGGGCTCTCTGCTCGCGGCAAGCTCAATGCGAGCGGCGATAATGAAACCGGCTATCTCGAAACTCTCGATGAGATCGTAGCCACGGGGAAAGTTCCGGCGCAGCGTTTGCTCGACGCCTATCACGGCGAATGGGCCGGCGATGTGAGCAAGGTTTACAAATACTCGTTCTGA
- a CDS encoding sterol desaturase family protein: MTTQAATETSFASAFDRVGAHFIDVIYFDGGRYVIAAGVLTLFLFICKTWADNRRIQRKRKASAADYRREILSSGRTILVFAVTTLATLIGREMGIINLKLENAALLTITWQFALIVVVHDAYFYWIHRAMHSKRLFKATHLHHHKSRTPTPWTAYSFSSAEAFFEAAFMPLFLLATSQLGFAYAGFAILFFLWHMIIRNVMAHAGSELFPAGWVDNRLTSWISTTTHHDLHHSSGHNYGFYFTWWDKWMGTEHPRYKEEFRKNAKPIFAAGRLPGSLAERLSVTVMALFAASIALGGPFAGIETGIL, from the coding sequence GTGACGACACAAGCAGCAACCGAGACCAGTTTTGCCAGCGCCTTTGATCGCGTCGGCGCTCACTTTATCGATGTCATCTATTTCGATGGCGGGCGGTATGTGATCGCTGCGGGCGTGCTGACCCTGTTTCTATTTATCTGCAAAACGTGGGCAGACAATCGCCGCATCCAGCGCAAACGCAAAGCGAGTGCAGCCGACTATCGTCGTGAAATCCTGTCGTCCGGGCGCACAATCCTGGTCTTCGCAGTCACCACTCTGGCGACGCTCATTGGCCGCGAAATGGGCATTATCAATCTGAAACTGGAAAATGCCGCACTGCTCACAATCACATGGCAGTTCGCGCTGATTGTGGTGGTCCATGATGCCTATTTCTACTGGATTCACCGCGCGATGCATTCAAAGCGGCTGTTCAAGGCAACGCATCTGCATCACCACAAATCACGCACGCCTACGCCGTGGACAGCATACAGTTTCTCCAGCGCGGAAGCGTTCTTCGAAGCTGCCTTCATGCCGCTATTCCTGCTGGCCACCAGCCAGCTTGGCTTTGCTTATGCAGGCTTCGCGATCCTGTTTTTCCTCTGGCACATGATCATCCGCAACGTGATGGCCCATGCCGGTTCTGAACTGTTCCCCGCAGGATGGGTCGACAATCGTCTTACGAGTTGGATCAGCACCACCACGCATCATGATCTCCACCACAGTTCCGGCCACAATTACGGGTTCTATTTCACCTGGTGGGACAAGTGGATGGGCACCGAGCATCCGCGTTACAAGGAAGAGTTCCGCAAGAACGCCAAGCCGATCTTTGCTGCGGGCCGCCTTCCCGGATCGCTGGCCGAGCGTTTGTCGGTCACGGTCATGGCCTTGTTCGCTGCGTCGATAGCGCTTGGCGGCCCCTTTGCCGGGATCGAAACAGGAATCCTCTGA
- a CDS encoding SOS response-associated peptidase, producing the protein MCNLYNMTKNKDEVARWFDAIDALGGANFAGELFPGSPGLVVAGGSLHQMSWGFPLVMKGKNGQPLKPKPVNNARTDKLDSFFWRSSFEKRRCLIPVSAWAEAQGPKGSMTRTWMSLPDAELFACAGVWRESDEWGKCYSMVMTDSAGSAAADIHSRMPVLLSSADYEGWIDGSPDEARALCKAWDSDLTIDRTDQPWAGGVASQKSLF; encoded by the coding sequence ATGTGCAACCTCTACAACATGACCAAGAACAAGGACGAGGTTGCCCGGTGGTTCGATGCAATTGACGCATTGGGCGGCGCGAACTTCGCTGGCGAACTGTTCCCCGGATCGCCGGGATTGGTTGTCGCAGGTGGCTCGCTGCATCAAATGAGCTGGGGCTTCCCACTGGTGATGAAAGGCAAAAACGGCCAGCCGCTCAAACCAAAGCCCGTCAACAATGCGCGAACAGACAAGCTCGACAGCTTTTTCTGGCGGTCCTCTTTTGAAAAGCGCCGGTGCCTGATCCCAGTCAGTGCGTGGGCTGAGGCTCAGGGGCCAAAAGGCAGCATGACCCGTACATGGATGTCGCTCCCCGATGCCGAGCTGTTCGCCTGCGCAGGCGTTTGGCGAGAGAGCGATGAGTGGGGTAAATGCTACTCGATGGTGATGACCGACAGCGCCGGATCGGCAGCCGCCGATATTCACAGCCGCATGCCTGTCCTGCTCAGTTCTGCGGATTACGAAGGATGGATCGACGGATCGCCTGATGAAGCACGCGCTTTGTGCAAGGCGTGGGACAGCGATCTCACGATCGACCGAACCGACCAGCCATGGGCTGGCGGCGTCGCGAGCCAAAAGAGCCTTTTCTGA